Genomic window ([Empedobacter] haloabium):
GCATGCGCAGCCTGCTTGGCGCAACCGATTCGGCACGCGCGTTATTGTTCGCCGGGCGCGGCGATGTGCAGATCGCCTACGAACATCCGTACTATGAAACGCAGAATGCGATCAAGAAGACCCGCATTCGCGTCGAAGAAAACAAGGACAAGAACTCGGAAGCGAAGATCGTCATCAAGGATATCAATGCCTGCATCACAGACGGCGAAGCCAAGACGTCTGCGCCCCTGGCTGAAGCTTTTCCCGATGCGCGCGCCTGGATCATCGATACGACGAGCGCAACGACAGATCAGATGCGCAGCATCTACCAGCAGTTCACGAAGGCAGACAATGCCGAGTTGCTGTACCTGGCGTCCAGTGGCCTGAAAAACGAGCAGGCCGGCGCGGACCAGAACAATTACGGCACGTTGCGCGTGTTTGCCAAGGCGGGCGACGGCGAGGCGAGCAAACAACGGGTGGGGGAAGTGCTGGGCGCGATCGCGGGCACCGACCGTGGACTGGCGCAGTTCTCGCACGAGCACCGCAGAACGATGAAGGCGATGGGCCTGGTGCCGACCAACCAGAGTATCGTCATGCCGGTGCGCAGCGACGTCGTGATGGCCGAGGCGCCGTTCGGCACCAGTTGATGGGGGGCGCGAGCGCCAGGCACGTCACGGGCGCTTCGTGGACGCGACCCCGTCGAGCCATCGACCTTCAAGCCGTTCACGGTAAATGATGCTTTGACCTCTGCAGGACCGCCCTCACTGGTGCGCCACCCGAAAACAATTGCGCCCCGCCCGCTTGGCATCGTACATCGCCTGGTCGGCCGCCTTGACGAGCGCCTCCGGCGTCATCCCGGCTTCGAACCAGGCGACGCCGATGCTGGTCGTGACCGGCAGCGGCGCCCCCGCCAGGTCGAACGGCGCCGCCATCGCGGCCACCAGCTTCTGGGCGATGACGACGGCGTCGCCAGCTTCGTTCAGGCCCTCGGCGATCAGCACGAACTCGTCGCCGCCCAGGCGCGCGATGAAGTCCGCCTCGCGCAGTACCGAGCGGATGCGCTGGGCGAACAGGCGGATGACGCTGTCGCCCACGTCATGGCCGTGGGTATCGTTGATCTGCTTGAAGCGGTCGATGTCGAAGTACATCAGCGCCAGGCCGTGGTGCCGCTGCGCGCGTTTCACGGCTTCCTCCAGCTGGTTGTTGAAGTAGCCCCGGTTCGGCAGCCCCGTCAGCGTGTCGAAATTGGCGCGGCGGAACAGCTCCTCTTCCATGTATTTGCGCGCCGTGATGTCTTCGGTGACGGCCAGTACGCCCATCACCTGGCCCCGGTCGTCCTTCAGCGGGATTTTGCTGGTCTCGATCCAGCACGCTTCGCCGTCGTGGCGCACGTCGCGCGCCTGCATGCGCATGCGTGGCACGCCGGAGCGGATGACCTCCAGGTCCACCCGCCGGTAGTAGTCGGCCATGTCTTTCCAGCGCAGGTCGGCGTCGGTCTTGCCGACCAGCTGGTCCACGCTGTGCAGGCCGGCCGCCTGCAGCAGCGAGCGGTTGCCGCCCTGGTAGACGCTGTCGACGTCTTTCCAGAACACGCTCTGCGGGATATTGTCGAGGATCGCCTGCAACATCTGGCGCGACGCATGCAGCGCGGCCTCGGCCCGCTTGCGATCCGTGATGTTCTCGGCGAAGCCCAGCACGTGGCTGATCGTGTCGCCCGCGCTCATCGGAATCAGGACGACCGACAGGTCGGAGCGCCGTCCATCCGCGCTTTCCACCTGGTGCGTGGTCGCGACAGTATTGCCGGCCAGAACCTCATCGAGAGAGCGCGCCATGGCCTGCCGGTCCGGCCCGGCGATGAACTGCTCGACCGGCATGCCGGACAGCGCTTCGCGTCGCACCCCCAGTTCGCGCGCCATTTGCTGGTTCGCCTGCAGGAAACGGCGCTGCGGATCGAGCGCGAACACGGCAAAGGGATGGTGTTCGAAAAAGCCGGCAAAGCGTTCGCTGAAGTCGCGTACCGCGCGCTTGCCCGACGCGTAGCGCGGCCAGGCCACCGCCGCGTAGCTGGCGATCAGCGTCAACAGCATGCCGACGGCGAATACCAGGGCCGCCTCGTTCAACGCATCCGCCGCCAGTTGCGTGCGCTTGGCATAGAAATACATCAGCCAGGTACGCTCGCCGAAGCGCAACGCGGCCCGGTGCGCCAGCACGTGGCTGCGGTCCGTTTGCAGCGCATGCCCGGCGCCGTCGCCATCGAACACCAAGTTAGCGGCGGAGACGTTGCCGTCGAACACCTCGAGGTCGAACTGCTGCGCGAGCCGGCCGTCGTCGAAGGTTCCGAACAACTGCCGCACGTACAGGGCCGAAAAGATGAAGCCGCCCAGGGCTCCCGGCTCGCCGCGTGCGGCCGCCGCGGGCGGCTTGCGCACCGGCGCGAAGATCAGCACCACGGGACGCTGGCCGGGGTCGCGCAAGGCGGTGTGCAGTTCGGTGGCGACCGGCTCGTCGGTCGCGGCGGCCCGCTGCATCGCGCGCCAGCGCGCCGGCACGGCCCCGAAATCGATGCCCCGCAGGCGCCCCACCCGTAACGGATCGAGCGCATGCTGGCCGTACAGCAGCGGATAGTAGTCGCTGGCACCGCTACGTGGCTCGATCACTTGATAGCCGGGGAACGTGTGTGCCGTTTCGGCCTCGAAAGCGGCCAGCCGTGCCGCCGGAACGCGCGGCAGGTACCCGAACGAACTCATGCCCTCCAGCCGGTCGAACACGCGGCTGGCCTTGATGTAATTGTCGAATTCCTCGGGCGAGATGGCGTACGAAGCGCTGAAGAACGCCGCCAGCGCCCGTGTCGCGCTGACGTATTGTTCCAGCCGCTGGCGCAGCAGCGATTCGTACTGGGCAGCGGCATCCCCCAGCTGGTCGAGCTGATGGGCTTCGCTGCGCTGCCAATACCACTGGCAGGCGTAACCCGACAGTGCCAGCCCGGCGGCAAACACCAGCGCGGGCACGCCCATGCGGCCGGCCGTGATCCTGATGAATTCTGCAAACGACGCCATCGAATCTCCACCATTGCAAGACCGGCTTTCCGTTTCGGTCGTCTCGTGGAGGCTACGCGCTTTTTGTGCGGGATGGCGCGGCGTCGCGTTCTTCGTGCCGACAGGATCGCTATGCCGCGCTGCAACATATATTTGCCGAATGTGACATTTGGAGAGATTTGCTCAGACACACTATCTGTAGAATATTGCGCAAACATCACAAAAATTGCCTCAAGGCATATAATCACACTCCACCAAGGGAAATCATGAAAAACCTGATCATCGCGGCTGCCGCACTCGCACTGACCGGCTGCGCCTCCATTACCGGCAACAAGGCCCAGCCGCTGACCGTTACGACCACGTTCGAGAACAAGGAAATCGCCGGCGTCAGCTGCACGCTGTCGAACGACGCCGGCAACTGGACCGTCACGACACCCGGCACCGCCACCGTCAACAAGAGCACGGCCGCACTGGTGATCAACTGCAAGCAGGACACGCTGATCGGCAACTCGAGCCTGGAATCGTCCGCCAATGTGAACGTCTGGGGCAACATCATCGTGGGCGGCGTGATCGGTTATGTGGTCGACCGCCAGACCGGCGCCGGTTTCGACTACCCGAACACGGTGGCAGTGGCGCTGCGTCCGATCGGCACCCCGGCAGCTCCGGTGGCACCAGCCGCCGCGCCGGCGGCACGCACTACCGCGACCGAGACGGCGCCGCAGGCCGCTGTGCCGGGCCGCGCCGTCGCCGGCGCGCCGCTCTGATGTACGCGGCAGCGGCGCCCTTGCGCGATCGCTGACAGCCAAGGCCGGGTCCAGACCCGGCCTTTTTTTCACCCG
Coding sequences:
- a CDS encoding diguanylate cyclase, whose translation is MASFAEFIRITAGRMGVPALVFAAGLALSGYACQWYWQRSEAHQLDQLGDAAAQYESLLRQRLEQYVSATRALAAFFSASYAISPEEFDNYIKASRVFDRLEGMSSFGYLPRVPAARLAAFEAETAHTFPGYQVIEPRSGASDYYPLLYGQHALDPLRVGRLRGIDFGAVPARWRAMQRAAATDEPVATELHTALRDPGQRPVVLIFAPVRKPPAAAARGEPGALGGFIFSALYVRQLFGTFDDGRLAQQFDLEVFDGNVSAANLVFDGDGAGHALQTDRSHVLAHRAALRFGERTWLMYFYAKRTQLAADALNEAALVFAVGMLLTLIASYAAVAWPRYASGKRAVRDFSERFAGFFEHHPFAVFALDPQRRFLQANQQMARELGVRREALSGMPVEQFIAGPDRQAMARSLDEVLAGNTVATTHQVESADGRRSDLSVVLIPMSAGDTISHVLGFAENITDRKRAEAALHASRQMLQAILDNIPQSVFWKDVDSVYQGGNRSLLQAAGLHSVDQLVGKTDADLRWKDMADYYRRVDLEVIRSGVPRMRMQARDVRHDGEACWIETSKIPLKDDRGQVMGVLAVTEDITARKYMEEELFRRANFDTLTGLPNRGYFNNQLEEAVKRAQRHHGLALMYFDIDRFKQINDTHGHDVGDSVIRLFAQRIRSVLREADFIARLGGDEFVLIAEGLNEAGDAVVIAQKLVAAMAAPFDLAGAPLPVTTSIGVAWFEAGMTPEALVKAADQAMYDAKRAGRNCFRVAHQ